A window of the Astyanax mexicanus isolate ESR-SI-001 chromosome 22, AstMex3_surface, whole genome shotgun sequence genome harbors these coding sequences:
- the hdr gene encoding hematopoietic death receptor isoform X2 produces MKLLNTSVVMLMIWILQFIPAVESAGGLAWASDGSRNRTRRDVTCGDQKYLHSGICCLNCPAGTYVKQHCTSDSQRGVCETCDFGLYTEHENGLSECLHCTKCRSDQDLVKQCSSSQNSRCQCKKGYFCLPDQACEICKTCAKCGEGEEVAKSCTATSNTVCRKQASSRPSTAAIVCAVLGPALGLILLVVIVYWKGPKCSKKAVTMFCPRGAEKKEVSGYSVENGQNDLNVVLEGGEQNQQLIIQSASQPENEKLPRLIPINGEESLKRSFDLFEEMDVSYHSRFFRYIGLSDNSIKNAESLSPEDRVYELLKVWMEKEGMTADLNTLLEALLHLNQRLSAENILGKAISCGYYQYEEEE; encoded by the exons ATGAAGCTCCTCAACACCAGCGTG GTTATGCTCATGATATGGATCCTGCAGTTCATCCCAGCTGTTGAATCTGCTGGGGGTCTTGCCTGGGCTTCAGACGGCAGCAGAAACAGAACGAGGCGAGACGTTACCTGTGGAGACCAGAAGTATCTACACTCGGGCATCTGCTGTCTTAACTGCCCAGCTG GAACATATGTCAAGCAGCATTGTACGAGTGATTCtcagagaggagtgtgtgaaacGTGCGACTTTGGCCTGTACACAGAACATGAAAACGGACTGTCAGAGTGTTTGCACTGCACCAAGTGTCGATCAG ATCAGGACCTTGTCAAGCAGTGTAGCAGCAGCCAGAACAGCCGGTGCCAGTGTAAGAAGGGGTATTTCTGTCTGCCTGATCAAGCCTGCGAGATCTGCAAGACATGCGCCAA GTGTGGTGAAGGTGAAGAGGTAGCGAAGAGCTGCACAGCCACGTCTAACACCGTCTGCAGAAAACAAGCCTCCAGTCGGCCGTCCACAG CTGCGATCGTatgtgctgtgctgggacctgcCCTGGGTTTGATTTTGCTCGTGGTCATTGTGTACTGGAAGGGACCCAAATGTAGTAAAAAAGCAG TGACTATGTTCTGTCCAAGAGGAGCAGAGAAGAAG GAAGTCAGTGGGTACTCGGTGGAGAATGGACAGAATGACCTGAACGTTGTTCTGGAGGGCGGTGAACAGAACCAGCAGCTGATCATCCAGAGCGCCAGTCAGCCG GAAAATGAAAAATTACCAAGACTGATTCCCATAAATG GTGAGGAATCTCTGAAGAGGAGCTTTGATCTCTTTGAAGAGATGGACGTGAGCTACCACAGCAGGTTCTTCAGGTATATCGGACTCAGCGATAACTCCATCAAGAACGCGGAGTCGCTCTCGCCAGAGGACCGGGTTTACGAGCTGCTGAAGGTGTGGATGGAGAAGGAGGGGATGACGGCAGATTTGAACACTCTTCTTGAGGCACTGCTGCACCTCAACCAGAGGCTGTCTGCAGAAAACATCTTAGGGAAGGCCATCAGCTGTGGTTATTACCAATATGAAGAGGAAGAGTGA
- the LOC103029030 gene encoding lysosomal membrane ascorbate-dependent ferrireductase CYB561A3, whose product MKGTVAFYTAHLLCLVLSVVCVVLVVYWNSSYRGGFAWDHKAKQFNWHPVLMVLGLVVLYGNAAVVYRIPLTWGQNKLPWKLLHAGLLLLSLIFAVVGLCAVFDFHNAGNTPNLYSLHSWVGITTTVLFAMQWAAGFGAFLLPCSPMALRVFVKPAHVWMGSTILVLSVVSCISGINEKLFFVLKKSTNGTHSYAELPAEAVLANSLGVVIVAFALVVLKILANQSWRRPDPRSEEGEYRSLRTDEH is encoded by the exons ATGAAAGGCACAGTGGCTTTCTACACAGCCCACCTGCTGTGCCTGGTTCTGAGTGTGGTGTGCGTGGTGCTGGTGGTCTACTGGAACTCCAGCTACCGCGGGGGCTTTGCATGGGACCACAAAGCCAAGCAGTTTAACTGGCACCCCGTGCTGATGGTGTTGGGGCTGGTGGTGCTTTACGGCAATG CGGCCGTGGTGTACCGTATCCCGCTGACCTGGGGTCAGAATAAGCTGCCGTGGAAGCTGCTGCACGccggtctgctgctgctgtctctgaTCTTCGCCGTGGTGGGCCTGTGTGCAGTGTTCGACTTCCACAATGCTGGAAACACTCCTAACCTTTACTCCCTGCACAGCTGGGTGGGCATCACTACCACCGTCCTGTTCGCCATGCAG TGGGCTGCAGGTTTTGGAGCGTTCCTCCTGCCCTGCTCTCCGATGGCCTTGAGAGTCTTTGTTAAACCTGCTCACGTGTGGATGGGATCCACTATCCTGGTCCTCAGCGTGGTGTCCTGCATCTCAGGCATCAACGAAAAGCTGTTTTTTGTTCT AAAGAAGAGCACCAATGGGACGCATTCCTACGCCGAGCTGCCTGCAGAGGCAGTGCTGGCCAATTCTCTGGGAGTAGTCATCGTCGCTTTCGCTTTGGTTGTGTTGAAAATCCTGGCCAATCAGAGCTGGAGACGTCCGGATCCAAGGAGCGAGGAGGGGGAGTATAGG
- the hdr gene encoding hematopoietic death receptor isoform X1: MKLLNTSVVMLMIWILQFIPAVESAGGLAWASDGSRNRTRRDVTCGDQKYLHSGICCLNCPAGTYVKQHCTSDSQRGVCETCDFGLYTEHENGLSECLHCTKCRSDQDLVKQCSSSQNSRCQCKKGYFCLPDQACEICKTCAKCGEGEEVAKSCTATSNTVCRKQASSRPSTAAIVCAVLGPALGLILLVVIVYWKGPKCSKKAVTMFCPRGAEKKEVSGYSVENGQNDLNVVLEGGEQNQQLIIQSASQPVGAWTPVSVEAVEEEDRGLGESLPTTTASSQNSLCVGVPPGEPCPARCSPALPSPPPEPENEKLPRLIPINGEESLKRSFDLFEEMDVSYHSRFFRYIGLSDNSIKNAESLSPEDRVYELLKVWMEKEGMTADLNTLLEALLHLNQRLSAENILGKAISCGYYQYEEEE; the protein is encoded by the exons ATGAAGCTCCTCAACACCAGCGTG GTTATGCTCATGATATGGATCCTGCAGTTCATCCCAGCTGTTGAATCTGCTGGGGGTCTTGCCTGGGCTTCAGACGGCAGCAGAAACAGAACGAGGCGAGACGTTACCTGTGGAGACCAGAAGTATCTACACTCGGGCATCTGCTGTCTTAACTGCCCAGCTG GAACATATGTCAAGCAGCATTGTACGAGTGATTCtcagagaggagtgtgtgaaacGTGCGACTTTGGCCTGTACACAGAACATGAAAACGGACTGTCAGAGTGTTTGCACTGCACCAAGTGTCGATCAG ATCAGGACCTTGTCAAGCAGTGTAGCAGCAGCCAGAACAGCCGGTGCCAGTGTAAGAAGGGGTATTTCTGTCTGCCTGATCAAGCCTGCGAGATCTGCAAGACATGCGCCAA GTGTGGTGAAGGTGAAGAGGTAGCGAAGAGCTGCACAGCCACGTCTAACACCGTCTGCAGAAAACAAGCCTCCAGTCGGCCGTCCACAG CTGCGATCGTatgtgctgtgctgggacctgcCCTGGGTTTGATTTTGCTCGTGGTCATTGTGTACTGGAAGGGACCCAAATGTAGTAAAAAAGCAG TGACTATGTTCTGTCCAAGAGGAGCAGAGAAGAAG GAAGTCAGTGGGTACTCGGTGGAGAATGGACAGAATGACCTGAACGTTGTTCTGGAGGGCGGTGAACAGAACCAGCAGCTGATCATCCAGAGCGCCAGTCAGCCGGTGGGTGCTTGGACCCCTGTGTCCGTGGAGGCGGTGGAGGAAGAGGACCGGGGTCTGGGGGAGAGCCTCCCCACCACCACCGCCTCCTCCCAAAACAGCCTGTGTGTGGGCGTCCCGCCCGGCGAGCCCTGCCCTGCCCGCTGCAGCCCTGCCCTGCCCAGCCCGCCTCCCGAGCCG GAAAATGAAAAATTACCAAGACTGATTCCCATAAATG GTGAGGAATCTCTGAAGAGGAGCTTTGATCTCTTTGAAGAGATGGACGTGAGCTACCACAGCAGGTTCTTCAGGTATATCGGACTCAGCGATAACTCCATCAAGAACGCGGAGTCGCTCTCGCCAGAGGACCGGGTTTACGAGCTGCTGAAGGTGTGGATGGAGAAGGAGGGGATGACGGCAGATTTGAACACTCTTCTTGAGGCACTGCTGCACCTCAACCAGAGGCTGTCTGCAGAAAACATCTTAGGGAAGGCCATCAGCTGTGGTTATTACCAATATGAAGAGGAAGAGTGA